A single genomic interval of Coccidioides posadasii str. Silveira chromosome 1, complete sequence harbors:
- a CDS encoding uncharacterized protein (EggNog:ENOG410PFMV~COG:P~TransMembrane:12 (i98-118o124-142i154-174o180-199i211-234o254-271i306-323o343-364i416-437o443-470i490-507o513-530i)) — protein MSSRSTTDAGADSPPPLTRERTRDAYTYENLRGWKRYRILRPGRGIYHDIRRRLPYYKSDIIDGFTYRTIASTVRMYFVNLLPAIAYTLDMYRRTGEFFGINEALFSSALAAVVFSLLSAQPLTVVGITGLISLFNFTIYDIIKIYDVSIYPQFICWTGIWAAIFHWLVAIWNWCDYMRYVTDFSSEAFGMYVGIIYLIKGVEELVSEFASHGLVAGYLSCLIGILYFGSIYALEKLGASNVLNPTLRGLLADYAYPIGTMFWVGFSHIPGRLEAADIGRVPITRAFYPTQPRSWLIEFWNLDTKWIFVAIPFGFLTMLLFYYDHNVSSLTAQARQFPLKKPGGFHWDFFLLGCTTFVAGILGLPMPNGLVPQAPVHTDSLTIYETELKIISTAEGEGAEIRRPVVRAKAVVEQRLSHFFMALLLIGTMTGPLLIVLHTMTVAVFAGVFFIVGWGSIESNGILQKVIFLFREDRFIHRDEPLLLIRKRKVVLYVGLQMFGVACTVAISHTIAAIGFPVLICLLIPVRVWLLPRWFYDKELEIMDDLTANNKVVLASLGGAPILPEGQRPEDYGLERKYSEERHGVPRQRAGSLHR, from the exons ATGTCCTCCCGTTCCACCACAGATGCCGGGGCGGACTCCCCTCCCCCCTTGACTCGGGAAAGAACGAGAGACGCATACACCTATGAGAATCTTCGGGGATGGAAACGGTACCGCATCCTCAGGCCGGGTCGGGGAATATACCACGATATCCGAAGGCGGCTGCCCTATTACAAAAGCGACATCATCGACGGCTTCACGTACAGGACTATTGCGAGCACTGTTCGAATGTACTTTGTGAA CTTGCTTCCCGCTATAGCCTACACCTTGGACATGTACCGCCGTACAGGCGAGTTCTTCGGTATCAATGAAGCTCTCTTTTCCTCTGCTCTTGCAGCAGTAGTTTTCAGCTTGCTGAGCGCTCAGCCACTCACTGTGGTTGGCATAACCGGTCTTATCTCGCTGTTTAATTTTACTATTTACGacatcatcaagatatatGATGTCTCTATATACCCCCAGTTCATATGCTGGACGGGGATCTGGGCTGCAATCTTCCATTGGCTTGTTGCAATCTGGAATTGGTGCGACTACATGCGTTATGTGACAGATTTTTCTAGCGAGGCCTTTGGGATGTACGTTGGTATCATCTATCTGA TCAAGGGAGTCGAGGAACTTGTGTCCGAGTTCGCTTCACATGGCCTCGTCGCTGGGTACCTAAGCTGTTTGATTGGGATTTTGTATTTCGGTAGCATCTATGCACTTGAGAAGCTTGGTGCAAGCAATGTTTTGAACCCGACTCTGCGAGGACTATTGGCCGATTACGCTTACCCT ATCGGTACTATGTTTTGGGTTGGCTTTTCGCATATCCCAGGACGCCTTGAAGCAGCAGATATTGGCCGAGTGCCAATTACCCGAGCCTTTTATCCCACCCAGCCCCGTAGCTGGCTTATTGAGTTTTGGAATTTGGACACCAAATGGATTTTCGTGGCCATACCGTTTGGCTTTCTGACGATGCTTCTCTTCTACTATGATCAC AATGTCAGCAGTTTGACAGCGCAGGCGAGACAGTTCCCTTTGAAAAAGCCCGGCGGATTTCACTGGGactttttccttcttggcTGCACAACCTTTGTGGCCGGAATTTTAGGCCTACCAATGCCCAACGGACTCGTCCCACAG GCTCCTGTGCACACCGATTCTCTTACTATTTACGAAACTGAACTGAAAATAATTTCCACGGCAGAGGGAGAAGGAGCAGAGATTAGGAGACCGGTTGTGAGGGCGAAGGCCGTAGTTGAACAGCGACTTTCTCATTTCTTCATGGCCCTCTTACTCATTGGAACAATGACCGGACCGCTACTGATTGTGTTACATACTATGACTGTAGCGGTCTTTGCAGGTGTATTCTTCATTGTTGGA TGGGGATCTATCGAGTCAAACGGAATTTTGCAAAAGGTTATTTTCCTCTTCCGCGAGGACAGGTTCATTCACCGTGATGAGCCACTCCTCTTGATACGCAAAAGAAAAGTCGTGCTGTACGTCGGACTGCAAATGTTTGGCGTCGCGTGCACTGTGGCTATTTCCCACACAATTGCGGCTATTG GTTTCCCTGTTCTCATCTGTCTTCTCATACCCGTGCGTGTTTGGTTGCTCCCGAGATGGTTCTATGATAAAGAACTCGAGATCATGGATGACCTAACAGCCAATAACAAGGTCGTCCTGGCCAGCCTTGGTGGAGCTCCAATTCTCCCAGAGGGCCAAAGACCTGAAGACTACGGACTGGAACGCAAGTACTCGGAAGAAAGGCATGGTGTTCCAAGGCAGCGTGCTGGAAGCCTACATCGCTGA
- a CDS encoding uncharacterized protein (EggNog:ENOG410PRR5): protein MPIDRASWRNVWLYEASTGNLLGGTHQNGSMTEANLLSILEGVLLVVDDQWSVKHRNSALAIGSMNAPLQPGEYEIYCQSSIRVNNEPWVARLISHSISGRVDAFRDGVRARDGKCVVSGIVNVRASWNTWSGFEAAHVFPLDCESVWIEFNYGRWITDMDGTTGVSTINSIQNGLLLRGDLHSDFDNYLFSINPDDGYKITYFGPDPFGLDGRTLDPVCRNPQDPHCVSDTLLRWHFRQAVLANMRGAGEPIFEHDFPPGTDMLAELRSEPEPYGKQRFEMEMSSRLRNGAPKST, encoded by the exons ATGCCCATCGATCGAGCATCCTGGAGGAACGTCTGGCTATATGAAGCTTCGACTGGGAACTTACTGGGAGGGACTCATCAAAATGGCTCCATGACAGAAGCGAATCTTCTGTCGATTCTCGAGggtgttcttcttgttgttgaTGATCAGTGGAGTGTGAAACATCGAAATTCTGCGCTTGCGATTGGATCAATGAATGCACCCCTTCAGCCGGGCGAGTACGAAATTTACTGCCAAA GCTCTATTCGCGTGAACAACGAACCATGGGTCGCTCGACTCATTAGTCACAGCATATCCGGTCGAGTCGATGCATTTCGTGACGGTGTCCGCGCGCGCGATGGAAAGTGTGTGGTATCCGGCATTGTGAACGTTCGGGCCTCGTGGAATACGTGGTCTGGCTTTGAGGCAGCCCATGTGTTTCCACTGGACTGTGAAAGTGTCTGGATCGAGTTCAATTACGGGCGGTGGATTACAGACATGGACGGCACAACTGGAGTCTCAACGATCAATTCCATCCAAAATGGATTGTTGCTGCGAGGTGATCTACACTCAGACTTTGATAATTATTTGTTCTCAATCAACCCGGAT GACGGCTATAAAATCACCTATTTCGGTCCAGATCCATTTGGACTGGATGGTAGGACCCTGGATCCTGTTTGCCGTAACCCACAAGACCCTCACTGTGTCTCTGATACACTGTTGCGTTGGCATTTCCGACAGGCAGTTCTAGCAAACATGCGAGGTGCGGGCGAACCGATATTCGAGCATGATTTCCCGCCAGGCACGGATATGTTGGCTGAGTTGCGTAGTGAACCTGAGCCCTATGGAAAGCAGCGTTTTGAGATGGAGATGTCTTCAAGACTAAGAAATGGTGCACCTAAATCAACCTGA
- a CDS encoding uncharacterized protein (EggNog:ENOG410PUMZ) produces MAPLKTLRRAIRATLPQFHHTLLSASPSRTSKPHHPGIIHSDQHRGDTLFSYTSGRWLWDEAAQLRKRYQPFNVEELKQTAARSVNAEVCVKITKLPEGSYNKTFLLTMDNDVQVIAKIPNPYIPQNFVTVSEVATLDFLRSELGIPVPRVFAWSSKKDQPVGVEYIIMEKAAGNELSKSWPTMDISDKVDIVSQLANIQAKIAAVDFGYYGSLFYREDIEGGINVPGVADQFCIGPSCDIRFWEEEIHERV; encoded by the exons ATGGCGCCTCTGAAAACTCTGAGAAGAGCTATAAGGGCGACACTACCCCAATTTCATCACACACTCCTTTCCGCTTCCCCCTCGAGAACCTCCAAACCTCACCATCCCG GTATAATCCACTCAGATCAACATAGAGGCGACactctcttttcttatacCTCTGGGCGCTGGCTATGGGACGAGGCAGCCCAGCTTCGTAAACGGTACCAGCCCTTCAATGTCGAGGAACTCAAACAAACAGCGGCCAGATCAGTTAATGCGGAAGTCTGCGTCAAAATAACAAAATTACCCGAAGGGTCATACAACAAAACCTTTCTATTGACAATGGATAATGACGTCCAGGTCATTGCGAAAATCCCCAATCCTTACATCCCTCAGAACTTCGTTACAGTCAGCGAAGTTGCCACGCTTGACTTTCTTCGTAGCGAGCTCGGTATACCTGTCCCGCGAGTCTTTGCTTGGAGCAGCAAGAAAGACCAGCCTGTGGGAGTCGAATATATCATCATGGAAAAAGCTGCTGGTAATGAGTTGAGCAAAAGTTGGCCCACTATGGATATATCGGATAAGGTGGACATTGTGTCTCAGTTGGCGAATATTCAAGCCAAAATAGCCGCTGTCGACTTCGGTTATTATGGAAGCTTGTTCTATAGAGAGGATATTGAAGGTGGCATCAATGTCCCTGGAGTAGCTGATCAGTTTTGCATCGGCCCCAGCTGTGATATACGATTTTGGGAAGAGGAGATTCATGAGCGCGTTTAG
- a CDS encoding uncharacterized protein (EggNog:ENOG410PUMZ), which yields MDHPVCKSSSSSRPLETENQIVSIIDWQGCSSLPAFHACRIPKFLKIHGPLLFDLPSATGLTPQEKEENLRRYQLTQLHRLYISKFCEIDNDVFSALSFPQALTRQQLIDFSGYTWDDDGLFLFREMMLRTWREWMELTGQPQSSCPVTFGADELASHVAEGKSWEDHRDLFGALGVPSDGWVHLEDFEAKVETMRNLVSSVIDAAGDKDGVKDALRAWKLSESGPASLSGNLMDI from the exons ATGGATCACCCGGTTTGCAAATCCTCGTCATCCAGCAGACCCCTTGAGACA GAAAACCAGATTGTCAGCATCATTGATTGGCAAGGCTGCTCAAGTCTTCCCGCTTTTCACGCGTGCAGGATACCAAAATTCCTGAAAATTCATGGGCCCTTGCTTTTCGACCTTCCCTCAGCCACAGGCCTCACGccacaagaaaaagaggaaaattTACGGAGATACCAGCTTACACAACTACACAGGCTCTATATTTCCAAATTCTGCGAAATTGACAATGACGTCTTCTCTGCTCTGTCATTTCCTCAAGCTTTAACGCGACAACAGCTCATCGATTTTTCAGGGTACACATGGGATGACGATGGATTGTTTTTGTTTCGAGAGATGATGCTTCGAACATGGCGCGAATGGATGGAATTAACTGGCCAGCCACAGTCCTCTTGTCCTGTGACATTCGGCGCCGATGAGCTTGCGTCTCATGTTGCCGAAGGGAAGAGCTGGGAAGATCACAGGGATCTCTTTGGCGCCCTTGGAGTCCCCAGTGACGGCTGGGTACATCTTGAAGACTTCGAGGCGAAGGTGGAAACCATGCGTAATCTAGTAAGTTCGGTCATAGACGCCGCGGGTGACAAGGATGGCGTAAAAGACGCACTAAGAGCTTGGAAACTGTCGGAGTCGGGGCCTGCCAGCCTATCGGGTAATCTGATGGATATCTAG
- a CDS encoding uncharacterized protein (TransMembrane:1 (i69-91o)): MSAASNPSDSLIELLEKELATFGDAAPYPLLSYQINAFLSYYDILREDDASLAKRRKQRRSERNRLRDLLIDIFIGVGAEVYLLCTLALPISRLSAEKSRDFIPKLRLWWKDAPRPDLILTAKYVKAILLLC, translated from the coding sequence ATGTCCGCTGCTTCTAATCCATCAGATTCCCTTATTGAACTGCTCGAGAAAGAGCTTGCAACTTTTGGAGATGCGGCTCCGTATCCGTTACTTTCATACCAAATCAACGCATTTTTGTCCTACTACGACATACTACGAGAGGATGACGCGAGTCTCGCGAAGCGGCGAAAGCAGCGTCGCAGTGAGAGGAACCGACTACGCGATTTATTAATAGATATTTTTATAGGCGTAGGTGCCGAGGTCTATCTGTTGTGCACTCTAGCCTTGCCAATATCAAGATTAAGTGCGGAAAAATCCCGGGACTTCATTCCAAAGCTTCGTCTCTGGTGGAAAGATGCTCCACGACCAGACCTAATATTGACTGCGAAATATGTGAAAGCTATTCTATTACTTTGTTGA
- a CDS encoding uncharacterized protein (EggNog:ENOG410PKCM~COG:T): MGETLRSFGTWFEDHMIPNEIMRRFTFQLLLALDYAHDHGVIHTDIKPDNIFVQIQDDSLISKLYLPNNPADPAAFDTSTHPCTIRSQPLKWDYFQKGANFMEFNIALGDWGVASWVHSHLSELIQPVALRAPEVLIKAPWGPATDLWNLGAVVLEVFRAVRMFSGRGPPDGHYQVQFHLHEIVDFFGPFPKSLLQKGDQGLVQRWFDSEGRIKDLRPLNRPGLESEAFLGKLDGENKKKFVMFLRSLMKIDPGERKTTMELLAEPWLDAVRN, translated from the exons ATGGGTGAGACACTCCGGAGCTTTGGAACCTGGTTTGAGGACCATATGATTCCCAATGAGATCATGCGACGTTTCACTTTCCAGCTCCTCCTGGCATTGGACTATGCCCATGATCATGGTGTCATTCACACTG ACATCAAACCTGATAACATCTTTGTCCAGATCCAGGATGATTCGCTAATTTCAAAACTATATTTGCCAAATAACCCTGCTGACCCGGCAGCCTTTGACACATCTACACATCCATGTACTATTCGATCTCAGCCTCTTAAGTGGGATTACTTCCAGAAGGGAGCAAATTTCATGGAGTTTAATATTGCCTTGGGTGACTGGGGTGTTGCTAGTTGGGTGCATTCTCACCTCTCTGAGCTAATCCAACCTGTAGCACTTCGAGCTCCAGAAGTACTCATCAAGGCTCCCTGGGGTCCAGCCACTGATCTTTGGAATTTAGGGGCTGTTGTCTTGGAAGTGTTCCGCGCTGTACGCATGTTCAGTGGGAGAGGTCCACCAGATGGTCATTATCAGGTTCAGTTTCATCTCCATGAAATTGTGGATTTCTTTGGGCCATTTCCAAAGTCACTTCTGCAAAAAGGTGACCAAGGGCTTGTTCAAAGATGGTTTGACAGTGAGGGAAGGATAAAAGATTTGCGTCCACTCAACCGTCCAGGGCTGGAATCAGAGGCATTTCTGGGGAAGTTGGATggggaaaacaaaaagaaatttGTTATGTTCTTAAGGTCTCTCATGAAGATTGATCCAGGAGAGAGGAAGACGACGATGGAATTACTTGCTGAGCCCTGGCTTGATGCAGTCAGGAACTAG
- a CDS encoding uncharacterized protein (EggNog:ENOG41KOG1290~COG:T): MTGIGTPQIGVPAMAITTTASQYLKGDDTADFGDFVSTEDEELDLEEVVEPWHKYDIKETPHVFYPIFVGQVLNERYLVEHKIGSGGFSTVWMAQDLKNKRDVALKVMSLGQWGENEAHMHDKIIQTVQDISHFVTYFDTFLLPGNKGHNRVLVLPLMGPCLCPVILRKMPMATRMSAAQQLLKSLENLHEAGIVHRDLNERNCMWGMVPVHNLNRSAKYKALTRPLKQSIPFVELWKQGELVRPLEIPEDLRTDEFYLGDFGLAMTLGDPVTQHGYPPLQFCSPDRLHGKDPSFACDMWSYMVIFAELYLGYPPFPT, encoded by the exons ATGACTGGCATTGGAACGCCCCAGATTGGCGTGCCAGCTATGGCGATAACGACAACAGCATCCCAATACCTCAAGGGCGATGATACGGCAGACTTCGGCGACTTTGTGAGCACTGAAGACGAGGAACTTGATCTTGAAGAGGTTGTCGAGCCCTGGCATAAGTACGACATAAAGGAAACTCCGCATGTATTCTATCCCATTTTTGTCGGACAAGTGCTCAATGAAAGATACCTGGTAGAGCACAAAATCGGCTCTGGGGGCTTCTCCACTGTCTGGATGGCCCAGGACCTTAAGAACAAGAGAGATGTGGCCCTCAAAGTTATGTCTTTGGGACAATGGGGAGAAAATGAAGCCCACATGCATGACAAAATTATCCAGACTGTACAGGATATCTCTCACTTTGTGACATATTTTGACACCTTTCTACTCCCTGGAAATAAGGGACATAATAGGGTTCTGGTGCTTCCCTTGATGGGCCCATGTCTTTGCCCTGTTATTCTGAGAAAGATGCCCATGGCCACTCGCATGTCTGCTGCTCAGCAGTTGCTAAAGTCCTTGGAAAATTTACACGAAGCTGGTATTGTACACCGTG ATTTGAATGAGAGGAACTGTATGTGGGGGATGGTTCCTGTCCACAATCTCAACAGGAGTGCTAAATACAAGGCACTCACTCGGCCACTAAAGCAATCCATACCATTTGTTGAGCTCTGGAAGCAGGGAGAGCTTGTTCGTCCCCTTGAGATTCCTGAGGATCTACGAACAGACGAATTCTATCTTGGTGACTTTGGTCTGGCCATGACACTTGGTGACCCTGTGACTCAACATGGCTATCCACCTCTGCAATTTTGCTCCCCAGATCGACTTCATGGGAAAGATCCAAGTTTTGCCTGTGACATGTGGAGTTACATGGTCATATTTGCGGAGCTCTATCTTGGCTATCCACCTTTCCCTACCTAG